The following are from one region of the Eulemur rufifrons isolate Redbay chromosome 17, OSU_ERuf_1, whole genome shotgun sequence genome:
- the GAPT gene encoding protein GAPT: protein MLKSCGNTSAAITVGISLLLLVMICGIGCVWHWKHHETTRFTLPKFLQRRSSRRKDYTKTFSWSPHIIGLGRKTPAATRDQRSAAAGTDMQENYENVEAGPPKADTETDKELYENTRQSNFEEHIYGNETSSDYYDFQKPCTSEAPQEEDIYILPD, encoded by the coding sequence ATGTTGAAAAGCTGTGGAAATACTTCAGCGGCCATTACTGTaggaatttctcttcttttacttGTGATGATCTGTGGAATTGGGTGTGTTTGGCACTGGAAACACCATGAGACCACACGATTTACCTTACCGAAGTTTTTGCAAAGAAGAAGCAGCAGGAGAAAAGACTATACTAAAACATTCTCCTGGAGTCCCCACATTATTGGCTTAGGGCGTAAAACCCCAGCTGCAACCCGAGACCAGAGATCTGCTGCTGCGGGAACTGACATGCAGGAGAACTATGAAAATGTGGAAGCAGGTCCTCCCAAAGCTGACACAGAAACTGATAAGGAGCTGTATGAAAACACACGGCAGTCTAACTTCGAGGAGCATATCTATGGAAATGAGACATCCTCGGACTATTATGACTTCCAGAAGCCTTGTACTTCTGAAGCTCCTCAAGAGGAAGATATATACATTCTCCCAGATTAA